In the genome of Lysobacter sp. BMK333-48F3, the window ATGTGGCAATCGGCATGGCGGCGAGAGCGGCCGTTGACCCGAAGCTGTCGTCTTCGCAGAGAGCTGCTCTCAGCAAAGCCGTTGCGTTCTATGGTAAGGCGGGTGTAGAAAATGTAAAAATCTCCTTTGGTAGTCTTAAGGGAGATTACGCGAACATCAATACGGATAGGACGGGTCGCGGTACTGTTACGTTTGATCTTGCGGCTATTTCCGGAAGGGATTCTGCGAGAGCATCAGGCCTCGTCAATGGGCTAGCTATGAGGGCGGTTCATGAGGGCGACCATGGGGTGCGAATAGTCGAAAAAGGGTTTCCGTCATCGAGAGCTGAGAGATTTGAAAGGGAGCAGCACGGCTATCGGGCTGAAGGCTATTACCAGAAGGCCACTGGATACATGCAAAATGGAAACAACATATGGACTCCTTGGGGGCGGGCGATGGAATAAGTGAGGAGGCGGTGAACGGGCGAGCTAAGATGTCTGTGATGTCGTCTTGCGCTAAATCTAGCGAAGGGAGTTGCCGATGATTGGTTTCCATTGGTATTCGCGGTGCATGGCCATGTGCTTGATTCTCCTGATGTCTGCATGTGCAGGTGTGGATACGGGAGAGGGGCAGGCGATGGGTGGTGCTCGGAATATTGTATTTTCCGATCCGGTTGACTTTATCGGCGTAAATTTTAAAACGGCTAGACCTAGGCAGGGTGAAGATTTTTCTGTTGCTCTGTTGAGTTCGTCGGCGGATCGGGAGGCTCTTAAGCAAGATTTGCATCTGCTTGGAAAAATGCCATCGGACATTCCGCTCAGAGTGGTTGGGTTCACGGATTCCAGGGAGTGTGCTGGTGAAGAATGCCGTGAATTGTCATTGCGCCGGGCCAAAGCCATAACTGATTGGCTAATTGGCATGGGTATTCCGAGTTCCAGGCTCGCCGCGCCACAGGGGTTTGGCGCCGAAAGGCCCATAGACGACAACGGAACAGAGAAGGGGCGTGCTCGTAACAGACGTGCTTATGTTAGTTACGATTGATGCGACGCTTCTCGCGTCGACAAGATGCCGGGTAGGCGACGAAGCTGTCTGGCGGATTGAAGTGATATGCAGGGTGATTCTGCTATCGCTTCTATCGGTCGCGTTTGGCTCCTCATGCGGGCGGGCAACTCAGATCAGAACAGATGGAGCTTCGTTGTTCTCTGGGCTGGAGATGGTTCCCTTGCACATGAAGTCCGGGCATCCAATGGACGACGAAGGCATCGAGACGGCGCTGGCCGAGCCCGAGGAGTTCTATCGAAGAGCGCTCCAATTGAATGCTGAGACTATCAAGGCTACGCCCGGGATGAGCTTCGAGGTGGTCGGTTTCACCGACGCAATCGAGTGCAGCGGAAACTGTCGGGAGCTGTCCGCTAGACGAGCCAGGATCGCGTATGACTGGCTACTTGCCGCAGGGGTGTCTCCATCCTCACTGAGAACTCCTGTCGGACATGGGAGCGACCTGCCGGTAGGCGACAATGGAACGGACGAAGGACGGTCGCGGAATCGACGCGTAGAAATTAATCCAGTTGCTGATTAGCACGTTGCTGAGCGATATGGCAGGGGCCTGCAACGTACACTCCGGCTGGATTCTCGCGCCGGTCGTTCTCGACAGGATTCCGCCCTAGTCGGGCCAGACCCTAAAAGGGGGGGGCTAAGGTGGAGTTATGCCGCTATGAAGATTGTCGCTAAGGCCGTTGGCGGTTCTGGCAAGAACAGGTTGGCATCCCTGGAGATAACGACCGACCGTAAGGATGATAAGTTCTCCGATATGCGGGTGGATTCTTTCCGGATTGAGGCGAGTACGCTGCAGTCGTGTGCTTTTACTGGGATACATGCCAAGCAAGCTTGCTTTGGTTCCGGTCCGAAGATGTCTTATCTCAATGAGTGTGTTTTCGAACGCTGTGATTTGAGACTGTCGGTAGCAGGAAGAGCTAGTCTGACAGAGTGTCGGTTCGTTGAATGCACTCTCCGGGAAGTCATCGCTTTGGATCTGGAATTGATCAACTGCGTTTTCGAGAGGACGGTGATCAATGAAGCCACATTTCATGGTGCGGTGCCGGCGGAGGATGCGCAGTTGGTCGGGCGTTGGCGGAATGAGTTCTGCGGCAATGATTTCTCGTCGGCTACTTTGCGGGACGTTGGGTTCAATACGGGAATCTGTGTTGCTGCGCAAACACTTCCCGTTGGCGACGATTATCTATACATAGCAGACACAGCGGCAGCTGCGGCTTGGCTCAGGGCCGCTCCAGTGCCTCCAGAGCCGGCGGCAGCCAGGCAGCAAAAGACTCTGCTCGCTCTTCTGGATTACGACGCATCGACTGGGCAGAAGGATCAGCTTTTGGTCGGGCCATTCCCTGAGGGGCTGCGAGAAGCGGCTGCGACGTTCGGGTCGTTGCTGGCCTGACTCAGGATGAAAGGCAGTATCGACTCGTTTGGAGTGGGGCATTACACCTTCAAAGGCCAATGGTTCTGCAGATGAGGGAAATAATCAGCGTTCATGTCGAGAAATCATTGGTGTTCGTCGCCGGTTCTATGGCGTGCGAGCTTCCGGCCCTGGTTGGTAATGAGCTGGCGACTGCGACCGACTCCTGCGTTGCTGTGGGAACGCTCAATGGCGCCGATGGTCTGACGAAGATCGTGCTTTCTTCGCGGCCAGCTGAGACGGGGATGCTTGCTTACTCGGGGCGATTGAGTTCGCCCGAAGGTATGGTGTCGGTGTTCAACATCAGGTTGGAAGAACTGCTCAGCCTGGAGGTCGGTTCGGATGAGGTCGATATCGCGATCTTCGTCAACGATGCGATCGAACCCGATCGGGTCGAAGTGGTCGTATCGTGCCAAGGCCGCGGGTTGTTGGTTCCAGATCGAATCGTTCGCCGCAGCGAGGGCGGCAGCGCGGAATAAGCAAGTGGCAGGCAGCTCCGAGGTCGGTGCTGCCGCTATCCATGCTCTCAGGGAGGTCGAGCTATGAAGGCGAAAATGCTGTGGAGTGGCGCAATGTACATGTTCGCAGCGGGCGCCCTCGCTTCCGACGACCAGGGCTACCGGAAACTGTCCGGTAGCTACGCGATTACTTCAGCGCACCTGGTCGATCCGGGGCCGGCGCAAAAGCGCGACCGGGCCGTGTTCTTTGTCGAGTCGGACGCTGCCAAGGATCTGTACCAGGCGATGAAGGGGAAAGCTGTCAGGGACCCTTGCTCCGACGAGCTGACGACCAAGACTGCAGGTGGCTTGGCGTGTTCGAAAGAGGTTGGCCGGGAGGTGTATACATGCGCTTTCGGGGTGAGGCTCGAAAGTGGGACGTTGATCGGGGCCAAGGTTTGTTGATGCATGGCGTTGCCAGCGACTGAGGCAGTCGGCGCTTGTTGCAGTGCCCACCCGCGGCGTGCTGAGACCGGGGGCTCGATACCTCCGCTAGCCCGTTGCCAAGCGGCGGCGTAGCCCGTCGACGGGGTCGACTCGACCTCGGCGTGGAACCCCGAGTTTGATGGCGGCGAGCGCCTCGCCTTTCACCACTCCCGCCAGGCCTCGGTCAAATCCTCCTCGCCCGACCCCAGCCCGGCCTCGGCCGCGGCGCCGAGCAGCAGGTCGCACAGGCCTTCGCGTTGCTCGGTCTCGATCAGGGCGTAGCCGCAGCGGGCGTTGAGCGCGTTGAGGGCGAGCACGGCGGTCTTGAGCGCGGCGCGGACGCGGGCAAGGTCGCCGCTGCCGTCGCGGGCGGCGTCGAGGTAGCGGTCGACGATGGCTTCGCAGGCGTCGATGTCGCGTTCGGCGTAGCCGGGGGCGGCGCCGTCGGCGCGCAGGTCGTCCATGTAGCTGCGCATGCCGTCGAGGATCTCGCTCTTGAGCTCGACGTAGTCGTGGGCGTTCACTGCATCGTCCTGCAAGGACCGGCGACGCGGGGTCGGCGGCCGGGTGGGCCGCGCCGGCGGTCGGTCGGCGCGTTCGGGGGACGCCATGCTAGGCAGGGCAGATTGCAGTCGATGCGTCGGCGTCGGCGGCGCGGCGCGGAGCCGCGGAAGCGTGACCGCCGTCGATGGATCGCTGCGCGTCGGCGCGGTTTCGCTCGCCGGACGGGCGAGACGACGAACGGCCCGGCTGGCGGTTGTGATCGGCGCCGCAGGATGCCGGGTCGGTGAAGTGGCCTCACATGCGGCTTGTTAGACTGCCCGCACCGGTACCGGCCGTCGGGCCGGCGCCCGTCGTCAGGAAACTCGTGCCGTGATCAAGCCCGATATTCCTGCCAACGAAGCCGAGCGCCTGGCCGCGTTGCGCGGCTACGACATTCTCGACACGCCGCCGGAGCCGGACTTCGACGATCTGGTCGCGATCGCCGCGGCGATCTGCGACGTGCCGACCGCGCTGGTCAGCCTGGTCGACTCCGACCGGCAATGGTTCAAGGCCAAGCTCGGCCTGGCGGTGGACCAGACCCCGCGCGAGTTGGCGTTCTGCGCCCACGCCATCCTCGATCCGAGCCAGCCGCTGGTGGTGCCGGACACGCACCAGGACGAACGCTTCCACGACAGCCCGTTGGTGGTCGACGATCCGAATATCCGTTTCTACGCCGGAGCGCCGCTGGTGACGCCGCAGGGCGAGGCGATCGGCACCTTGTGCGTGATCGACACTGTGCCGCGGCAATTGCTGCCGCATCAGCGCAAGGCGTTGCTGGCGCTGTCCAAGCAGACCTCGCGGGTATTGGAGCTGCGCCGGGTCAGCCGCGCGCTGGCGCGTCAATTGCAGGAAAGCGACTGGTACGAAAAACAGCTGCTGCAGTACCAGCAGCAGCTCGAAGCCAGCAACGCCGACCTGACCGCCTTGACCCGCACCGATCCGCTGACCGGATTGCCGAACCGACGCGCGTTCGCGGCCGCGTTCGAACAGGCGCAGGCGCGCCGCGACGGCGGCCAGTTGCATGTCGCGGTGCTCGACATCGATCACTTCAAGGTGATCAACGACGTCCACGGCCATCCGGAGGGCGACCGGATCCTGGTCGCGGTGGCCGAAACCCTGCGCCTGTACGCCGCCGGGCCGGCCGGAGTGGCGCGCTACGGCGGCGAAGAATTCCTGATGATGTTCGAGACCGGCCTGCGCCAGGCCGAGCTGCAATGCGAGTTCGTGCGCGAGGCCATCGCCAACCTGCCGGTCGGGCTGCCGCTGACCCTCAGCATCGGCCTGGCCACGTACCGCGCCGGCGAAACCAGCGACGACACCATCGCCCGCGCCGATCAGGCGCTGTACGCGGCCAAGCGCGGCGGGCGCAACCGGGTGGTGGTGGCGCACGGCGACTGAGCCGGACCGCCCGGCTCAACGGTAGGCGCGCTCGCGTTCGGCCTGCAGCCGTTGGCGCAGGTATTCGTTACGGCTCAGTCCGTTCGGTATGGCCTCCATCGCCATGACTTCGGCGACGATTTCCCGTTCGCGCTGCTTGTACTGGCGAAAGCGCGGGTCTTGCGCCTGCTGCTGCGCCCATTGCGCGTTGCGCCGTTCGGCTTCGCCGCGGTAGCGCACCGCCAGGGACTCGACCAACTCGGCCTGTCGTACCGGATCGGCGACGGTGGCGCGGATCAGGGCGACCCGCAGCAGCACGGTTTCGCCGGCCGAGAGTTCGCCGGCGCGCTCGTAGGCGTCGATGCCCTGCTGCAGGGCCTGCGCGCGGCGCTCGCGTTCGACGGCCGGCAGGCGCGCGGCCTGGTCGAAGAACTGCCGTGCCTCGCGCTGGAACTGCTGGCGTTCGCGATATCGCCGCGCTTGCGGCGTGGCGAGCAGGGGCTGCGCCTGCGCTGGCGCGGCGGCCGAACTCGCGAACGCCGGTGCGGGTGCGGGCGCGACGCCGGCGTCGCGCCGCGCCCACACCGCGCTGCCGACCGCCGCGGCCAGGGCCGCGGCGGTCAGCGTGGTGGCGATCAGGACCGGCTTGCGCATCTCAGGTCAGCAACTGGTCGACCAGCCAGTACAGCAGGTTGAAGGGTTTGGCGCGGTCGGCCGCGTCGCTGTCCTCGGCCGCGTCGAGCACCTTGCCCTGGCCGTCGAGCACGCTGTCGATGAAGTGCTTCAGCTCCAGGTTCTGCGCCTGCACGTCGCCGTTCTTGAAATCGACGATGGTGGTGCAGTGGCTCTCGTTGAGCTTGCGGTACTGCGGGAAGTAGCCGCCGAAGTTGTCCAGGCCGTTGAGGCGGGCTGCCAGGCGCTGGGTGTCGACGCCCCATTTGGCGTGGATCAGCGCCTGCTTGGCTTCCTGGGTCGGCGCCTGGCGGATGTCGTCGTGGAAGCGCTCGTAGGAATACGACGAGTAGTTCAGGTCCTTCCAGAAGTGGGTGTGGCCGAGGCGATCGTTGCGGTGCTTGTTGGCCAGCGCCGGATAGATCGAGCCCAGCTCGTTCAGATCGACCTGCGGCAGGCCGGCGGAGAGGAAGGCCAGCGGCCCGTTCGGCGCGTCCAGGCCCCAGACTTCGCGGATCGTGGTCATCAGCGGCTGCGAGGGGTACTCGGCCGGATTGCCGTTGCGCGGGGTCGGGAAGATCGGGCCGGAATCGTCGATCAGGAAGCCGTTGGTCGGCGCCAGTTCGGTGCGCAGCGAGTCGAACGAGATCAGGCTGCCGGCGCCGCCGGCGCTACAGCCGGTGCTGAGCATCTGCCCCGGACGCGGCAGGTTGTCCTTGAGCCAGGCGGTGATCGCGCGGGTGTTGCGCAGGCCGTTGTGGTGCCAGACCAGCGGCGGCTTCTGTCCGCTGGGGTCGTCGTACACCGCGACCTTGTCGCCGCTGTAGATGTCGCCGGTGCAGTAGGGCACGTAGACCATGTTCCAGCCCTGGGTCTTGACCGCGTCGAAGGGGCTGACGCGGGTCACGAACGGGCTGACCAGGCTCGCGCCCGGGTTGAGCAGCTTCATGTAGTCGTCGGGCACGCCGTTGGGATTGCGCGCGCCGCGCACGCCGGTGGCGCCGGTGCAGCTGGCGTAGTCCCAGCAGGCGCCGCCGCCCTCCATGTAGATGATGGTGTTGGTGGTGTTCGGCACCCGGTTGACGAAGATCTTGTACGGCGAGCCGTTGCCGCAGATCGCACCGGTCTCGGCCGGCAGTTGCACGGTCTGCCACGAGTAGTAGGCGGCGGGGTCGAAGCCGTCGCTGCGCGCGGCGCTGCGGCTCAGCAGCGGGTAGTGGCCGCTGCGCTGGGCCGGTTGCACCGGATTGTCGGCGCGCGGCGGCGAGAACAGATTGCGCAGGGTCTGGAAGAACCCGTAATCGCCGGTTTCGGCCTGCGAGGGCAGGCTGGACAGGGCGACCAGGCCGCCCAGCATCACGGCGGCGGCGTGTCGGCTCAGGGCCATAAAACTCTCTCCTTGTTGGGCATCCGAGGGGCGGACGAGCGCCGTGCATATCGGCGCAGGCGGGGAGGGCGCGTCCGTACTGCCGCGTCTGGATAGCCCCGGCGCGAGGGCGGGTCAATCGGCTCGAGGCCGGAATTGCGTCGCGCGGCGAGTTTGTCCGCGAATGCTTACGCCGCTGTCCGCTTTTGCCCCGCAAACGATCACGGAATCGGCTCTGCGCGAGCTGATGTCGTGCGCTGCAGCATGTGATTGTCTTCGCCCAATGCGCGGACCTCGCGCGAGGCCGGGGTCGCCGTCGCCTGAGATCCGGTCGCGGCGTTTACTCGCCGGGCGTCGCGCCGGCGGTGGCGGCGGCCGAAGCGCGCCGCCGCGCCAGCACCGCCTCGCGATGGGCGATGTAGGCGTTGGAGCCGAGGATGATCGCGGCGCCGATCACGGTGTAGCTGTCCAGCGACTCGCCGAACCACAGCCAGCCGGCGGCGGCGACCAGCGGCAACTGCATGAAGCTGATCGGGGTCAGCGCCGAGACTTCGCCGAGCTTGAGCGCATGCGTCCACAGCACCTGGCCGCCGGTGCCGAACACGCCGGCGGCGACGATCCACAGCCAGTCGATGCCCTGCGGCCACTGCCATACGAACAGCGCCGGGACCAGCGACATCGGCACCCAGAACGCGTAGGTGTACAGGACGATGGTGTTGGCCGAGTCGATCCGCGACAGCTGCTTGATCTGGATCGAGATCACCCCGCCCAGCACCGCGGCCAGCAATGCGGCCAGGCTGTCGATGGAGAACTCGGCCGAACCCGGGCGCACGATCACCAGCACGCCGAGGAAGCCGGCGGCGACCGCCAGCCAGCGCCGCGCGCGCACCTGTTCGTGCAGGAACAGCACCGCGGCGATGGTGACGAAGATCGGGGTCGAATAGGTCAGCGAGATCGCCTGCGCCAAGGGCAGGTGGCCGATCGCCCAGAACCCGGCCAGCATCGAGCATATGCCGATCAGGCAGCGCACGAAGTACTTGGGCAGCTGGCGGGTGCGCAGGTCCGCGCGCTGCGCGCCCAGCAGCAGCGGCAGCACCGCGAGCAGGCCGAACAGATTGCGGAAGAAGGCGATCTCGAAGGTGTGCAGCGACTGCGAGGCGAAACGGATCGCGATCGTCATCACCCCGAACGACAGGGTGCTGGCCAGCATCAGGCCGGCCGCGCGCAGCGGATGCGCCGGCGCGGCGTTCACCAGCTCGCGCCGACGACGCGCGGCTCGGGTTCGATGGCGATGCCGAAACGCAGCTGCACCGAGTCGGCGATGCGCCGGGCCAGGTCGAGCAGTTGCCGGCCGCTGGCCTGGCCGTGGTTGACCAGGACCAGGGCGTGCGCGGCGGACACGCCGGCGTCGCCGTCGCGATGGCCCTTCCAGCCGCAGGCGTCGATCAGCCAGGCCGCCGACAGCTTGCGCGTGTCCGGGTCCGGACCGCGGAACACCGGCGCTTGCGGATGCAGCGCCTGCAGGGCTTCGGCCTGCGCCGCCGGTACGATCGGGTTCTTGAAGAAACTGCCGGCGTTGCCGAGCACCGCCGGGTCCGGCAGCTTGCGCCGGCGGATCGCGATCACCGCCTCGGCCACCGCGAGCGGGGTCGGCGCGGCCACGCCCATCGCCGCCAGTTCCTCGCCGATGCCGGCGTAGTCCAGGCGCAGTTGCGGCCGGCGCGACAGGGCGAATTCGACCGCGACGATCAGATAGCGGTCGGGGGCCTGCTTGAACAGGCTGTCGCGATAACCGAACCGGCACTGCGCGGCGTCGAAGCGGTGCCAGCGCGCCGTCGCCGGCTCGTAGGCCTCGACCGCATGCACGAACTCGCGCACTTCCACCCCGTAGGCGCCGATGTTCTGGATCGGCGCGGCGCCGACCGTGCCCGGAATCAGGGCCAGGTTTTCCAGGCCGGCGTGGCCTTGCTCGAGCATCCGCATGACGAAGCCGTGCCAGGGCGCGCCGGCGTCGGCGCGGACGATGGCGCGTTCGCCGTCGTCCTCGAGGGTGCGCACTGCGCGGCCGCTGAGTTCGAGCACGGCGCCAGCGGGATCGCCGGCGAACAGCAGGTTGCTGCCGCCGCCGAGCACCAGGGCCGGGCCGTCGCGCAGTTCCGGCAGCGCCAGGGCCTGCGGCAGCGCGGCGGCGTCGTCGACGCCGACCAGCCAGGGCGCGCGCGCCTGTACGCCGAAACTGTTGCGGTCGCGGAGGGACACGTCGCGCTGCACGCGCACGCTGGAGTTCATGCGCTGGGGCCTGCGGCTACGGGGGCGGAAGCGGGGATGGAAAAAGAAAGCAGGATGGCGGCGCGCTCAGATCGTCGGCGGCATGTTGCCGCGGCTGGGCGCTTCCTTGCGGCGGCGGATCGCCTCGACGCATTCGTCGACCAGCGCCGGGCCGCGATAGACCAGGCCCGAATAGCACTGCACCAGGCTGGCGCCTGCGGCCATCTTGGTCACCGCGTCGGCGCCGGACAGGATGCCGCCGACGCCGATCATCGGAATGCTTTCCGGCAGGCGGGTGCGCATCTTGCGCAGCACCGCGGTCGATGGCGCCATCAGCGGCCGGCCGGACAGGCCGCCGGCCTCGCCCGCATAGGGGCTGCCTTCGATGCCGTCGCGGGCGATGGTGGTGTTGGTGGCGATGACGCCGTCGACCTGCAGCTCGCTCAGCACCCGGCTGGCGGCCTCGATGTCGTCGTCGGACAGGTCGGGCGCGATCTTGACCAGCATCGGCACGCGCCGGCCTTCGCGCGCGCCGAACTTCTCCTGCGCCTCGCGCAGGGTGCCGATCAGGCGGCGCAGCGACTGTTCTTCCTGCAGCTCGCGCAGGCCGGCGGTGTTCGGCGAGGAGATGTTGACGGTGATGTAGTCCGCCAGCGGATAGACCCGCTCCAGGCAGTACAGGTAGTCGTTCTCGGCGCGCTCGTTCGGCGTGTCCTTGTTCTTGCCGATGTTGATGCCGAGCAGGCCGCGCTTGCGCCGCGCCTTGGCCACGTTGCGCACCAGCGCCTCGACGCCTTCGTTGTTGAAGCCCAGGCGGTTGATCACCGCCTGCTGCTCGGCGAGGCGGAACATGCGCGGGCGCGGATTGCCCTCCTGCGGCTTGGGCGTGACCGTGCCGATTTCGACGAAGCCGAAGCCCAGCGCCAGCAGCGCATCGATATGCGCGCCGTTCTTGTCCAGGCCGGCGGCCAGGCCGACCGGGTTGGGGAAGGTCAGGCCGAGGACCTTGGTCGGCAGCGGCTTGGGCGTCCGCGCCATCAGCGGATTGAGGCCGGTGCGATAAGCGGTTTCCAGCGCCGTCAGGCCGAGGCCATGGGCTCGTTCGGCGTCCAGGCCGAACAGGAAGGGTCGGGCGAGGCTGTACACGAGGTCGTTGGGGGCGCTCGGGGACGGGAACGCCGATTATCGCCGATGCCGCGCCGCGCCGCGACCTCGACGGGGCGTTTGTGGCCGAAAACCGTCACTCGCCGGGGCGGACTGTGACGCGGCGGGGCGGCCGGGGCGGGGCCGGGACCTGCGCCGCGTCGCGCCGACGGATCGGCTTGCGCACGGCGCCGGGGAAAACGCGCGCCGCCGCAGGGCGACGCGCGCGGCCGGGCTCAGGGATCGGCCGGGCAGTCCAGGGTGCTGACGCAGTCGGCGTAGCGCAGCTCGCAGGCCTGGGCCTGGTTCGGCGTTTCGGCGACGAGCACGCAGTGCTCCCAGGCGATGCGGCATTGCCGGCAGCGTTCCTCGTCGGGCGAGGTCGCCGCCGCGGCGGCGGCGAAGCCGAACGCGGCCAGGGCCAGGGTCAGGCGGATACGTCGGGTCGGGCGGTGGCTCATCCTTGCGTCTCCTTGCAGTGGATGCGGTGCGGCGACGCGCCCGCTCGGGCGCGGCGCGCGGGCAGGGCTGGGGCGTTCAGGGCTCGAGCTGGCAGCCGTAGGCGGTCAGGCAGGCGCGGTACTGCATGAAGCAGCTCGGGCGCGCGTCGGGGGTGTAGAGCTGGCAAGGCTCGAGCACGTTGGTGCGGCACTCCTCGCAGCGGTCGACCGCCGCGAAGGCGGTGATCGAGGCGGCGAAACCGAACACGCCGGCGGCGAGCGCGGCGAGGCGGGCGGTGCGGGTCCATCCTTTCCATGCGGCTTTCATCGAAACGTCCTGTTCGTCGCCAGTCCGTCTGGCCCGGCCACGCTAGGCGCGCGCGGCGGGGCGGACAAGCTGCGCCGCAGCACGTGCGGCGCGAGCGGACCGGCGCCAGCGGCGCGCGGCCGCGCAGTGCGCCAGCGCGCGCTTGGTCAGTGGCTGCTGCCGGCCATCGCCGCGATCGCGGCCAGGCCGCCGAAGAACAGCACGATCACCACGATGCTGACGATGGCGATGACCACCGAGGCCCAGCCCAGGATCAGGCCGCCGATGGCCAGGCCGTCGCCGTCGTAGCGGTCGGGCTCGCGGCGGATCTGGCCGCGCGCCATGTGGCCGGTGACGATCGCGCCGAGGCTGCCGAGGATCGGCAACAGGGTCCAGCCGAGGATGCCGGCGATCAGGCTGATGATGGCCAGGACGTTGGTCTGGCGAACGGGTGCTTGCATCGAACGGTCCCTCGTTGCTTGAAGTTCGTCACAGCATACGACGGCGCCGGAAGGAACGAGAAACGCGCGCCTGGGCAAAGACAGGCGCGCGGCGGCCGCGCAGGGTGGCTTCGGCGCAGACGCGCGATCCGGGCCGGGCGGCCCGGACGGCGCAGCCGCGGCGCTCAGGCGTCGGGCGGCAGGCTGATCGGACAGCCGTTGGCCATTTCGCAGGCCCACATCTCTTCCAGGCAGGGCTGCGGGTCGGGGCTGTTGGCGCGGCAGGCGTAGTAGCCGGCCAGGCAGTGGTCGCATTGCGGCATCGCCGCGGACGCGGTCAGCGCGGCGGCGAAGGCGAACGCGCCCAGGGCGAGCGCGGCGGTACGGCTGGAAGTGCGGTTCCTTGCTTTCACGGGCATTCCCCTCGATGTCGCCAGTCCGTCTGGCGGATCCATGCTAGGGACGCGAACGCGGCGATTACGCCGATGCGGTCGCGGTCCGCGATCGAAGGCGCGGAACGGATTCGCAGCCTCGGTCACAAAACAGGGCGGCCGTCGCCGGCCGCCCTGTCGGGTCGCATCGAAGCCGGCCGAGGCCGGCGTGCGGATTACAGATCGAACTTGATGCCCTGCGCCAGCGGCAGCGCATCGGAGTAGTTGATCGTGTTGGTCTGGCGGCGCATGTAGGCGCGCCAGGCGTCGGAACCCGATTCGCGGCCGCCGCCGGTTTCCTTCTCGCCGCCGAAGGCGCCGCCGATTTCGGCGCCGGAGGTGCCGATGTTGACGTTGGCGATGCCGCAATCCGAACCGGCCGCGGACAGGAAGGCCTCGGCGGCCTTCAGGTTGGCGGTGAAGATCGACGAGGACAGGCCCTGCGGCACGTCGTTCTGCAGTTCGATCGCTTCCTCGAGCTGCTTGAACTTCATCACGTACAGGATCGGCGCGAAGGTTTCGGTCTGCACCACTTCGGCGTCGTTGCTCAGGCCGGTGACGATCGCCGGCAGGACGAAGTTGCCCTTGCGATCGATGCGCTCGCCGCCGGTCTCGACCTTGCCGCCGGAGGCCTTGGCCTTGGCGATCGCGTCGAGGTAGGCCTGCACGCCGTCCTGGCTGTTGAGCGGGCCCATCAGGTTGGCCGGATCGGTCGGGTCGCCGATCTTCTTCTCGACCTGCTTGTAGGCCGCGACCAGCTTGGCCAGCACGTCGTCATAGATCGACTCGTGCACGAACAGGCGGCGGGTGGTGGTGCAGCGCTGGCCGGCGGTGCCGACCGCGCCGAAGGCGATCGCCGGGATCGCCAGCTTCAGGTCGGCGCTGGCGTCGACGATGATCGCGTTGTTGCCGCCCAGCTCGAGCAGCGAACGGCCCATGCGGCGGGCGACGCGCTCGCCGACCTGGCGGCCGACCTTGGTCGAGCCGGTGAAGCTGACCAGGGCGATGCGCTTGTCGTCGACGAAGTTCGAGGCCAGCTCGGTGCCGGCGTCGTTGAACAGA includes:
- a CDS encoding quinone-dependent dihydroorotate dehydrogenase, which encodes MYSLARPFLFGLDAERAHGLGLTALETAYRTGLNPLMARTPKPLPTKVLGLTFPNPVGLAAGLDKNGAHIDALLALGFGFVEIGTVTPKPQEGNPRPRMFRLAEQQAVINRLGFNNEGVEALVRNVAKARRKRGLLGINIGKNKDTPNERAENDYLYCLERVYPLADYITVNISSPNTAGLRELQEEQSLRRLIGTLREAQEKFGAREGRRVPMLVKIAPDLSDDDIEAASRVLSELQVDGVIATNTTIARDGIEGSPYAGEAGGLSGRPLMAPSTAVLRKMRTRLPESIPMIGVGGILSGADAVTKMAAGASLVQCYSGLVYRGPALVDECVEAIRRRKEAPSRGNMPPTI
- a CDS encoding DUF4190 domain-containing protein; this encodes MQAPVRQTNVLAIISLIAGILGWTLLPILGSLGAIVTGHMARGQIRREPDRYDGDGLAIGGLILGWASVVIAIVSIVVIVLFFGGLAAIAAMAGSSH
- a CDS encoding aldehyde dehydrogenase family protein is translated as MTHPVLAALGLKDNESGTYLGHGEWATTADAGVLEPINPTDGEVLARVQASSQNDYETIVERAQAAFKVWRTTPAPRRGEAIRLCADALRKHKDALGSLVALEMGKSKPEGDGEVQEMIDIGDFAVGLSRQLYGLTMHSERPGHRMYEQWHPLGLVGIISAFNFPVAVWAWNSFIAAICGDISIWKPSPKTPLSAIASMKICNDALRAGGFPDLFYLFNDAGTELASNFVDDKRIALVSFTGSTKVGRQVGERVARRMGRSLLELGGNNAIIVDASADLKLAIPAIAFGAVGTAGQRCTTTRRLFVHESIYDDVLAKLVAAYKQVEKKIGDPTDPANLMGPLNSQDGVQAYLDAIAKAKASGGKVETGGERIDRKGNFVLPAIVTGLSNDAEVVQTETFAPILYVMKFKQLEEAIELQNDVPQGLSSSIFTANLKAAEAFLSAAGSDCGIANVNIGTSGAEIGGAFGGEKETGGGRESGSDAWRAYMRRQTNTINYSDALPLAQGIKFDL